One genomic window of Penaeus chinensis breed Huanghai No. 1 chromosome 35, ASM1920278v2, whole genome shotgun sequence includes the following:
- the LOC125044024 gene encoding uncharacterized protein LOC125044024, translating to MKMVFSCVTASFALLSVFREGMSWLLQGVSVVLVAMVLGSRVFVCASLFSLDGPLRYMGFLPLVLSFLLAWVTDYVFRREEVSPLRAYIKATLLPPEDKAGGMASLVYCAFGLVFWLLTLSRPLSVLVFVGVTVIHFLGGIGWKILTQYGHKFPRVRGRNVPA from the exons ATGAAGATGGTATTCAGCTGCGTCACTGCCTCATTtgctcttctgtctgtcttccgcGAGGGAATGAGTTGGCTTCTTCAAGGAGTTTCTGTAGTCCTAGTGGCAATGGTCTTAG GGTCCAGAGTCTTcgtgtgtgcgtctctgtttTCCCTCGATGGTCCCTTGCGCTACATGGGCTTCCTTCCTCTGGTTCTCAGTTTCCTCCTCGCATGGGTCACCGACTACGTGTTCAGGAGGGAAGAAGTGTCTCCCCTCAGAGCTTATATAAAAGCTACCCTTCTGCCTCCTGAGGACAAGGCTGGCGGCATGGCCTCCCTGGTGTACTGTGCTTTTGGGTTAGTCTTCTGGCTGCTCACTCTGTCTCGGCCCTTGAGTGTTCTTGTGTTTGTGGGCGTGACCGTCATTCACTTCCTTGGAGGAATTGGGTGGAAGATACTAACACAATACGGACATAAGTTTCCaagggtaaggggaagaaatGTTCCTGCCTGA
- the LOC125044428 gene encoding uncharacterized protein LOC125044428 yields the protein MDKTTQGAETGNPPDASGSERDEQDQDVSRARQELNNETVVLMPDSNSSQIKWCSFKVFSTICGLLFMTLNYYMDMKTLIDYFIQGKIVLFYSYLLFTVLPTICIHLFIAIRLEPNCCQSLFAFLFSPWLLSFKYIQVYGQNTPIEDGIKRTMTVVEVVGCLFKAVPQLYIHSAAWWTGVYVISPIFFERTTEIFIRILVKTPPVAFTLLAEFSEDMPFCRKLKNCIPVAPVLGARVLVCTSLFALQDSWRWVSFLLPFLGVVASWLISARTGQRRVIEAFAKTLLLPPADMAGIVPSALYVIVCGMAVCAGKNCTIFLFSFVSLSHIVGGILWKGVLNKKYKCN from the exons ATGGATAAAACGACGCAAGGCGCTGAAACAGGTAATCCACCAGACGCATCAGGCAGCGAGAGGGACGAGCAAGATCAGGACGTGTCAAGAGCAAGACAAGAGCTGAACAACGAAACTGTGGTACTAATGCCAGATTCTAACTCGAGTCAGATTAAGTGGTGTTCCTTCAAGGTTTTTTCTACAATATGCGGTTTACTGTTCATGACACTCAACTATTATATGGACATGAAAACCCTCATCGACTACTTCATTCAGGGGAAAATTGTCCTCTTTTATTCTTACCTACTTTTCACTGTACTGCCAACTATATGCATCCACCTTTTCATCGCTATAAG GCTCGAACCTAACTGTTGTCAATCCCTGTTTGCCTTTTTGTTCTCACCTTGGCTGCT CTCGTTCAAGTACATACAAGTCTATGGACAAAACACACCCATAGAGGATGGTATAAAGCGCACTATGACAGTCGTAGAAGTGGTCGGATGTCTTTTTAAAGCAGTTCCCCAGCTCTACATCCACAGCGCTGCTTGGTGGACTGGCGTTTATGTAATCTCGCCAATTTTCTTTGAACGCACTACAG AGATTTTTATAAGGATATTGGTCAAGACTCCTCCGGTGGCGTTTACCCTTCTGGCCGAATTTTCTGAAGATATGCCATTCTGCAGGAAATTAAAGAACTGCATCCCTGTGGCTCCTGtacttg GTGCCCGCGTGCTTGTCTGTACGTCGCTCTTCGCTCTGCAAGATTCCTGGCGGTgggtttctttccttcttcctttcctcggcGTCGTCGCGTCTTGGCTCATCAGTGCCAGAACAGGACAAAGGAGGGTCATAGAGGCATTTGCAaagaccctcctcctcccacccgctGACATGGCGGGCATCGTCCCTTCTGCCTTGTACGTGATCGTCTGCGGAATGGCTGTCTGTGCGGGTAAAAACTGcaccatatttttattttctttcgtgtcGCTCAGTCACATCGTGGGGGGAATCTTATGGAAAGGCGttttaaataagaaatataaatgtaaCTAA